One part of the Futiania mangrovi genome encodes these proteins:
- the purS gene encoding phosphoribosylformylglycinamidine synthase subunit PurS, with product MKARVHITLKTGVLDPQGKAIGKALGTLGFEGVGEVRQGKLIEIELAETDPARAEASVRDMCEKLLANTVIEKYDVELVG from the coding sequence GTGAAGGCCAGGGTTCACATCACGCTCAAGACCGGTGTCCTCGATCCGCAGGGCAAGGCGATCGGGAAGGCGCTGGGCACGCTCGGCTTCGAGGGCGTCGGCGAGGTCCGGCAGGGAAAGCTCATCGAGATCGAGCTTGCCGAGACCGACCCCGCCCGCGCCGAGGCGAGCGTCCGCGACATGTGCGAGAAGCTGCTCGCCAACACGGTGATCGAGAAATACGACGTGGAGCTGGTCGGGTGA